The Solanum dulcamara chromosome 2, daSolDulc1.2, whole genome shotgun sequence region CTGCAGACTCTTGAAACATGTAAGTCTTCTCTTCAATATCCTCTTCCATAAGCATCTGATTTATATACTTAAGCAAACCATCACTGAAATCATAATCGTCATGAAAGTCAGATGCAGATGATGAGACTAAAGTATTTGGTCTGACATCAGATTGAAATGAACTAATATCAACATTCCTGTTGACTAAATTATCACTAACTCTGAGATTATTCATCAAATGTGGATCAGGGAAAAATGAACAAGCTTCATCCTCTAATTCAATTGCAGATCCTGCCTCACATAGCCCCACAATATCAATTTTCATCTTATCTGCAAGAATCAAGTATTCAGAACCCCAAAATGTCATCTCCAAATAAAATCCTTTTCAACCATAAAAGTAGcaatcaaagaagaaatttttagATCAAGATgctagcaacaacaacaacaacatagccAGTGTAATTACACAAGTAGATCTGAGGAAGGTAGAGTATGTGCAGAATTTATCCTGGTAGGTAAAGAGGTTTTTTCGATAAACTCTCAGGCTCAGAAAACTAACAAGACAAAATACTACACAAGGCATGCCAAagtatattaaaaaaagaaataataactacaacaaaataataggTTAAACGAATTATACGGGACAATCGATAGTAACAGAAATCGAAAGGACAAAGAACCTATTTTTTGTACAGGAATCAAAGTGAAGCAGAAAGCTGAAATCTTGGTGGATGAATTCTCAACAAGAAAGCAAAATGCTatcttttttcattattttcagagGGGGGTGGACATGGAGAAACTGTAAAAAATAGTGAAGAAATTAAGAACAGAGAAGAATCACCTGAAATTCTGATCAAAGAAGAGAAAGACAGAGAAGGATATTGAGTATTTGACTTTTGTGggtatataatataaatataaacacatcacaaattcaaattttctacaaagaaACAAAAATGGGAAAAAGTGTGCtgaattttctatttttacAGTCAATGATAAAAGTGCAGTCCATTTTGGTTAGTTTTACCCTTTGAGTTAGGGATGGGTTTTGGCTTATTCGGAACGGGGTAGAGTGAGGCGAGACAGAAGGATTgaaactttttaaaaagaatttagtGTTTGTGTGGGTGCGCCTCTtaaatttattgtatttttattcttaaaattaatAGTTGCATTTCAAAttgattttatgagtttcaaTTTAGTCATATTTTATGTCTTTTCCCTGTATGTAATATTGAACTTAGACATTTACAATTATATAATTTCCttttttgatttgtttatcTAGATTTGACTTgttacaaattttaaaaaaaaaataaattaattttgtaaTCTTAAACTAATGATACGCGGAATGTATCAAAGTGTCTTTCAATCTCgtgatcttaaacatgtcatgtggaagctagaattaaagagttgcaaaaaaggaaaaaagatctTCTTTATGTGATGGACTATATAGataagtaagacaaacaaattaaaataaagagagtAGTATTAgctatgagtatttttaaatattgaattttaataattttaaagtctagTGAGTCCAACTTCTTAAACTTGTTGGTATATTTATTTAAACATTCAAGATACGATTTAATTCAAttgaaaatatatgataaagtgTTCGTATTAGATACTTCCAAgtcaaattttgaagaaaaaaaattgcgcGTGTTCTCAAATGTTCATTATGTGGATAAGTTAATAGGTCGTTTGGTGTAAGGAATAAGTATAAATAGTCCttggataaaaaaataattcacggATAAAATTTTGGTGTCTTGTTTGGTTGGAAAATTTGAGATAAATTATCCCACCATTTATACCATACTGATATCCCACCTTATCCCAGGATAATTAATCCTGGGATAACTTATTTAAATTCTATGCATTAGCCTCAAAGGTAAAGAGGCTGTTCCTATAAATTCTCAGCTCAAATATTAAACATCAATAACAAAATGCTACTACTCATGAAATCTAAACCTATAACACCTTCAGAAATCATTACAAATGCTACATATAACTAACATgtttgatataaaatataaatgaagaGAAACCAATACACATATCGTCTATTTGCTCAACACTTTTAATGTTATGTCCTAGCAAAATGAATAATACCAGACACAAATGCTGCTCAAAAATTATTCCGTCATTCCTCTCTCCTGTTGTTGATGCCACAGCTCAACGCGTTAGGGAACGAAGGCAGCAAACATAAGTAAAGCAGAGTCATGAACATAGCCTTCACGGTatagaaaaatgacaaaattagttTGCGGAGCATGGGTAGATGGATGAATAACTAGCACTTAGAAAAGTGAATATCGTTCATGAGTTCATTGTTTACAAGGGGCAGAGGGATATCATGGATGATGAATGTGGAACCTGGAACCAGAACAAATTTAATAAACTGCCTTCCATGTTGAAAGGCCATTTGCTATACGACCCTTCCATCCCTGCAGTAGCCATTCACTATCTACGTCAATCATGAAATTCTTGTCATACACCTTGTATCGTTCTGTTGTTATTCTTATGATCTCCTCATCCAAAGGAAGCTGACGAAAACCAGCCTTCTGAATTCTGACTTGCCACTGCTTGTATGTTTCTGGCCTCTCAATTCTCTCAGCACCTTCGCATGCTATGACATTCATTGCTTCCTGACCAAGTATATTCTTTTCAACCAGCATTCTCTCGTGCACTTCACGGGGAATAATTGTTTCAAGCATATCAAACCAGGATGAGTAGTGAAAAAGAGCTTCGCGGAATCGTGAGATAAAGAATGGGGAATGGTAAGCACCATTTATAATCCCTTGTATGAAAACATCTGGATTCAACCTCCTGATAAGATTCAGAAAAACATCTCTTGGACTATTCACCACCACCGTCTCATCAAGTAGATTCCTAAAACGGAACAGACAGTTTACCACAAGAACCTCACCCTTATTGATCTTAAGATCCTTGAGTTTAATTGTTTCCCACTTTTGCGCTATAGCATTGAACTCAAAAGGAACTTTAAAGCTCTCAGCATAATTAGCTAACCGCCTCCCAGTTTCCTCAACCCTTTCTGCTGGTCGGAAACCGGGATTTGGAAAATCAATCCCAGTTATACGAAGCTTGGGAGGTCCACCTGGTCTAGAAGAGAGAAGTTGTATGAGGCCAGGCCATTGGAAACCCCACAAAATGCCAATATCTATAATATGTACTGTTGAAGCCTTTTCAGCTAGATTCATAATTGTCTTATTTGAGAAAAAGTTAGAGATAGTCCTGAACGGGCAGGCAGCAAGTAGTAGGTAGTACCCTTTCAAGAAATCAGTTGCTGATACAGGCTGTGTAATAAGGGCTTTATAAATATGAGTACCGGAACCAGCCACCCGTGCCTCAAGACCATCAGTAAAATAATGGGCCAGCCTCTGCATCCCATCCCCCGTAGGAGAAGAACTTTGCCTGATCTGCTTCAGAAGCTCATTTGCTGTCCGTTGATTACCTCCAGTAACAGCTTCTGCACAAAGTGTCAGGAGTGTTCTCAAGTCTACTACATCTCTTTTACCCACTTTTTTCTTTCGTTGTAACTTCTTACCGTTAGATCCCTTTGAAGGGCCATTCTCTGATGCGTTTTGCCTTGATATAGCCTGCAAGGTTTCACGAAGAGCGGATTCATTTTTCCCTTCGCTGCATAGCAGCACCCTATCAAACATTTCCGATCGAACAGTTGATTCAGAAAACACTGCAGACTGCTTGTTATTTCTTCCTTCCGTTAAATCTACTATATCTTCATGAAGGGTATTTTTCTTCCCTCTCGACCTTTCAGGAGATTGCTTTTCCTTGTACTTCTCAACCTTTACTACTGCATCTTTTATCTCTTCATACTGCAGCTCCTTTCCCACTACACTATACCTCACATCAGCAAGCAAGCTATTGCCCGTAGGAAGGAACTTACTTGCCTCCTCCACCCCTTTCTCAAACTGCATAACAGACTCTCCGTCACTAAATATGTCAGGAATCCTAAGTGTGCTCACAGGAGAATCCACAGGCACATCCGTGAAAGTGCCTGACAAACTGTGGGATGACCGAGAAGTTGAATGTGAAGCAACACCATCAGGAACATGAGGCACATGTGACACATCATCCTCATCGAGATCAAGAATCAAATTCGGGCATAGTAAACCATCACGATCATCATTTCTAAGGTCCATATCATGATGTTCATTCTGACCTAAACTGGATGGTTTCTCATGATTTGCGGAAGAAGGGTACTTCTCTCCAATAACTTCGTAAAACGATCTTTCTGCAGCTTGAAGAGCTGCAGATTCTTGAAACATGCAAGTCTTCTCTTCAATATCCTCCTCCATAAGCATCTGATTTATATACTTAAGCACCCCATCACTGAAATCATAATCCTCATGGAAGTTATCTGCAGTTGATGGGACTAAAGTATTTGGTCCGACATCAGATTGAAATGGACTAATATCAACATTCCTGTTGACTAAATTATCACTAACTCTGAGATTATTAATCAAATTCGGATCAGGGAAAAATGAACAAGCTTCATCCTCTAATTTAATTGCAGATTCTGCCTCATATTGCCCCATGATATCCAACTAATCTGCAAGAATCAAGTATTCAAAATCCTAAATTGTCTGCTCCAAATAAAATCCTTTTCAACCATAAAAGtagcaagaaaagaagaaacttTCACATCAAAATGCTAATAATACATCAAAATACAAACCCAGAGCTTAAAACAtggtaacaacaacaacaacaacatacctagtgtaattCCACAAGAAAGGTAATTTATACATAGACCTTACCCTTACTTCCTTGGGAGCAAAAGAGGTTGTTTCCGTCCACTCAGGAATATAACAAGAGTGAAGAAACCAAGACAAAATACTATacaagacatgccaaaacatACTGAAAAAGGAACATTAActacaataaaataatacgaTAAATGAATCACAAGGGACATGATAGTAACAGAAATCGAAAGAACAAAGAACCTACGAGACTAATACTAGCTTAAACCCCgagagaaaatgaaaaataattagtttaagCTACATTACCAGAATTCAATTTTG contains the following coding sequences:
- the LOC129880917 gene encoding scarecrow-like protein 14 gives rise to the protein MGQYEAESAIKLEDEACSFFPDPNLINNLRVSDNLVNRNVDISPFQSDVGPNTLVPSTADNFHEDYDFSDGVLKYINQMLMEEDIEEKTCMFQESAALQAAERSFYEVIGEKYPSSANHEKPSSLGQNEHHDMDLRNDDRDGLLCPNLILDLDEDDVSHVPHVPDGVASHSTSRSSHSLSGTFTDVPVDSPVSTLRIPDIFSDGESVMQFEKGVEEASKFLPTGNSLLADVRYSVVGKELQYEEIKDAVVKVEKYKEKQSPERSRGKKNTLHEDIVDLTEGRNNKQSAVFSESTVRSEMFDRVLLCSEGKNESALRETLQAISRQNASENGPSKGSNGKKLQRKKKVGKRDVVDLRTLLTLCAEAVTGGNQRTANELLKQIRQSSSPTGDGMQRLAHYFTDGLEARVAGSGTHIYKALITQPVSATDFLKGYYLLLAACPFRTISNFFSNKTIMNLAEKASTVHIIDIGILWGFQWPGLIQLLSSRPGGPPKLRITGIDFPNPGFRPAERVEETGRRLANYAESFKVPFEFNAIAQKWETIKLKDLKINKGEVLVVNCLFRFRNLLDETVVVNSPRDVFLNLIRRLNPDVFIQGIINGAYHSPFFISRFREALFHYSSWFDMLETIIPREVHERMLVEKNILGQEAMNVIACEGAERIERPETYKQWQVRIQKAGFRQLPLDEEIIRITTERYKVYDKNFMIDVDSEWLLQGWKGRIANGLSTWKAVY